A segment of the Streptococcus chenjunshii genome:
AGAAATCTTCGATTTCGTCTGCACACCTCTGCCAAGACGACAAAGCCTTCAGACGGCTACGGCTAGACAATGATTAAAAATCAGAATTCAGCTTGGTCCATTCTTTTTTGCAAAGAGTTTAGGCGTGTTCAGTTCAACAAAGATAGTAACCAGATGTTTTCTCACTGGCGGGCCTGTATTTTGGCAGCTTCTTCTAAAATTTGGGCTTCAACCTTGTCTTGTCCAATTCCAGTTAAGAATGCCATTGCTTTTATTGCCGGTATTTTATACTCTGTAGGCAGCATCGTTGTTGTAATCAGCATATCATTTGAATCCTGCTTAGAAACAGCCTCTGCTATTTTAATCTGTGTAATTTGTGCATCAATCTGATTGCGGGCAAATAAATCTTCAATCTTTTTCATAACAACTGTAGAAGTTGCTATACCTGCTCCACAGGCTACCAGTACTCTAACTTTTGACATAATCAATCTCCTCTCAACAAGATACAAAAGCCGTTAAGAACGCAATGGGAAAATAGGGGGCTGACTGACGAATCGCTAGATTCTAAGTCAGGACATCTTTTTCCCGCAGCGTTTAGGCCGTGTTCAGTTCCAACAAGATACAAAGGCCGTTAAGAACGCAATGGGAAAATAGGGACAGTCGGGCGATGACTCGCATCGCGACGGATATCATTCTTTTCACTAGGATTTTAAGCCGTGTTCCATTTAAATGTTATTTGTTTTTACTATCGTTACAATATCATCTGCAGAATGTGCTTCTCTCATTCGTGCCAATACTTCTGAGTTCTGCAGCAGCCCCATTAACGACTGAAGCATTTCAAGCTGGGCATGAGGCTCTTTCAGCCCTAAGATAAAAGCAATTTCCGCAGCTACCGATTGATTAAAATCTTCCATGCTGACAAAGGCAACCGGGTCAGTTGTGACAATAGCAACAAATTCTTTTTTGATGCATTCAGCATCAGTATGAGGGATAGCGACACCCATTGTTTCTAACTGCAGGCCTGTAGGGAAATTTCTTTCACGTTCTATGATTTTTTCAAGAAAGCTTTTATGGACATAGCCCAAGTCGAAAGATTCTTGATAAATCTTCTGAAACAGAGCGCTCTTTGAGTCAAAATGTTCATTGACAAAAATTAGTTTGGGTGTGATATAATCCCGAAGTTTCATTTTTTCAGTCATACGGTTCCTCCCTTCCATTAGCTTCCTTAATTTACAATCGTTCCATAAAATCAGAGACAGTCGTCGAATGCCATAATTGATCAATATAATCTGAACTGTCAATTTTTGAATAAAGGCTGATAAGGGCATCCTTATAAAAAAATTCATCTTCCTGAGACATGGAAATTAGCATAATCACTTTGACCATATTGCTGCCCCAGCGAATCGGTTTTTTCAAAGTCATAATCACTAATTGGGACTCACTTACAGCAATTGACAGGGCATGCGGAAGCGCTATGCCGGTATAGACACTGGTACTCCCTAAGTCTTCTCGGATCTGGATAGACTGACGGTATGACTGATTCTTACGATTTTGAGGTGCTGATTTCTCTACAAGAAAATCGATACAGTCATTAGCAGTCCCCTTATCCACTTTTAAAAAAACATTGTCCCCAATCAGCTGCTGAATCAAAGATTTTGTGTAAGCTTCTTTGCTTTCTATAACGGATAAAACCCGTCTGTTTCCCTTTTGAAGCTGCAAATAGCGGCTTTGCAGATTTTCTAAATCAGCATCGGTCAATATAGGACTGATAAAAATAATCTTAGAAGCATCCATATCTGTATCTGACAGTGAAATAGAACTGATAATCATATCGGCCTGCTCAATTTTAGTTTGAGTCAGTTCACTAGCATCAATTTTGACCAAATGGTCAAAATTGGATATGACATGCGAGAGTGACCTTATATTCAGCTCAGTCGTTGCCAACCCCTGAGGACAGACGACATAGATCAGCAAAGGCTTAGCTAATTTTTCAATGGCAATTTCAAAGTGTACAGTTAAAAACGCCATTTCCCCATCAGTCATATCGATAGAAAATGTATCCGAGAGTTCACGGCAGGACAGCCAAACAATATTGTAGAGAACGCTATACTTTTTTTTGATTTCTTCTGTGATATCACTGCTGACAATAATCTTATTTTTCAAACGGAAAATCATTGGCTGAACATGGCTGATTAACATCTTAAACAGATGGCGATCTTGTCTCAAATCAATACTGAGAAGCCGACTAACACGATCGATCAAATTGCTGATAATACTGTTAATCTGGTCTCCAACAATCAAATCCTTGGTTTCATAGCCGACAGATAATAAAGTATAAGACAGGTTAATAATCTCTAACAGCGGCATTGAGTTATCTTTAAAATAAAGATACTCCCTGAATAAGTCACAGGCAAAAGTATAGACCTCATAGTAAGAAAGTTTGTCAACAAAATTTATATTGTCATTGAGGGCAAATGTATGACCGTTTACATAACGCATCTTTGCAACCAATAAGTCGACAATGAGATAAATGCTGTACTGTTCACTTAAAGTAAAGTGATAGACTTCCGCATAATGATTGACAATTGACATGACACGCTCTATTTCCTCTTTGGAGAAGAAATAGGTAAAGCGCTTAGTTTGAGTAATGCTGGATAGATCTAAATGGAATTCTGCTATCAGGTAATTCCTCAGAAAAGTCCGAATTTCCTGCTCTTGTCCGACAATATGATATTTGCCATTACGACGTTCCATGCGAATACGATAGTCAGCAAATTTATTTTCTAATTTACCGATGTCTCTTCTGACAGAGGTTTCACTGACAAAGTACTGAACGGACCAGTCGATAATGTCTACTTCTTTTTCATCAAAGAAAAGGGACTTCAGCAGCAAATATTCTCTGGATATATCGTTGATTTCTTCTGCATGGAAATGAAAATGGTTTAACAAATCCGCAAGATGCTTTTTTTCATTGGCATCAACAGCCAAGCGTATTCCTCTTCTAGGAATCTTTTCAATTTTATTAGACAGCTCTTCGATCTCACTATTTAAGAAAGACAAATCTGAGTAAATTGTCTTAGTTGAGACAGAATATTTATCAGCCAGTGTTTTACCTGTAATAAACTGTTCTGTCAGCAGCAAATCTCTCAAAATGCTTATCTGTCTGTAATTCATCTCACCACCCCCTTTCATTAGTCTGTTTTGTTCCATTATAAGGGTTTACCTGTGTAAGACAAAGCCAATATTTTTCTTCATTAATGCGGAAGCGCTGCCAACCTTGATGTTGTTGCTATTGTTGTTA
Coding sequences within it:
- a CDS encoding PTS sugar transporter subunit IIB — protein: MSKVRVLVACGAGIATSTVVMKKIEDLFARNQIDAQITQIKIAEAVSKQDSNDMLITTTMLPTEYKIPAIKAMAFLTGIGQDKVEAQILEEAAKIQARQ
- a CDS encoding PTS sugar transporter subunit IIA, whose translation is MTEKMKLRDYITPKLIFVNEHFDSKSALFQKIYQESFDLGYVHKSFLEKIIERERNFPTGLQLETMGVAIPHTDAECIKKEFVAIVTTDPVAFVSMEDFNQSVAAEIAFILGLKEPHAQLEMLQSLMGLLQNSEVLARMREAHSADDIVTIVKTNNI
- a CDS encoding BglG family transcription antiterminator codes for the protein MNYRQISILRDLLLTEQFITGKTLADKYSVSTKTIYSDLSFLNSEIEELSNKIEKIPRRGIRLAVDANEKKHLADLLNHFHFHAEEINDISREYLLLKSLFFDEKEVDIIDWSVQYFVSETSVRRDIGKLENKFADYRIRMERRNGKYHIVGQEQEIRTFLRNYLIAEFHLDLSSITQTKRFTYFFSKEEIERVMSIVNHYAEVYHFTLSEQYSIYLIVDLLVAKMRYVNGHTFALNDNINFVDKLSYYEVYTFACDLFREYLYFKDNSMPLLEIINLSYTLLSVGYETKDLIVGDQINSIISNLIDRVSRLLSIDLRQDRHLFKMLISHVQPMIFRLKNKIIVSSDITEEIKKKYSVLYNIVWLSCRELSDTFSIDMTDGEMAFLTVHFEIAIEKLAKPLLIYVVCPQGLATTELNIRSLSHVISNFDHLVKIDASELTQTKIEQADMIISSISLSDTDMDASKIIFISPILTDADLENLQSRYLQLQKGNRRVLSVIESKEAYTKSLIQQLIGDNVFLKVDKGTANDCIDFLVEKSAPQNRKNQSYRQSIQIREDLGSTSVYTGIALPHALSIAVSESQLVIMTLKKPIRWGSNMVKVIMLISMSQEDEFFYKDALISLYSKIDSSDYIDQLWHSTTVSDFMERL